GTAGGGTTCAGGTAACAGCAAATAAAAAATTACACGGGATTTATATAGATTGTGAAGTGAAATCACTTCAAGAAAAAGTAAGAGTAATCGTTGAAGGAGGACATACCAATCTTACTGCTATTTATCACAATGATGAATTAATCTGGCAGCAGCCTAAGACTGAAGAAGAAGAGGAAGCCAGTTTAAGTGGATGGACTATAAAAGAAATAAGAGAGAAAGTTTTAGAAATACCTGTAGAAGAGCTGGAGTTTTTGATGGATGGAGTAAATATGAACTTAAAAGTTGCAGAACTCGGATTAAAAAACAGATTAGGCCTAAAAGTTGGAGCTACTTTAAAAGATTTGATGGAAGAAGGATTATTAGATGATAATGTTATAAATAGAGCAAAAATGTTATCGGCAGCAGCTGCAGATGCAAGAATGAGTGGAATAAAAGAACCTGTAATGTCCAGCGCAGGGAGCGGAAACCATGGGATAGGAGCAATAATTCCTTTAGCAGTTATGGCACAAGAGAATAATTGGACAAAGGATAAATTACTGAGGGCTGTTGCGTTAAGTCATCTTGTAACTTATTACATTAAAGAATATACAGGAAAATTGAGCCCTATATGCGGTTGCTCTATTGCAGCTGGAGTAGGAGCAGGAGCTTCGATTGTGTGGGGATTAGGTGGCGATGATAGGGCAATAGAAGCTGTTATAAAAAATATAATAGGTGATTTGGCAGGTATGGTGTGTGATGGAGCAAAAGGAGGCTGTGCCCTTAAACTAACTACTTCAACAGGAAAAGCAATAACTGCCGCTTATCTGGCTTTAAGAGGAGTTTCAATAGAAGCGAGTGATGGAATAATAGGAAAAACTGCTGAAGACACTATTGAAAATTTGGGAAGATTAAGCAGGGAAGGGATGGCGCAAGCAGACGAAGTTATTTTAGATATAATGCTTGAAAAAAATAAAAGATTATAGGCTTTTTGCCTATGTCTTTTATTTTTTCAAAGGCCTATTGTTTTCATCTACAAAAATAACTTTAGGAGTATAATTTTTTGCCTCATCTTCTTCCATCATGGCATAAGAAATAATTATTATCAAATCACCAGTGTGACATAGTCTTGCTGCTGCGCCGTTTATGCATATTGTACCTGAGCCTCTTTCGCCTTCTATTGCGTAAGTGTCAAATCGTGCACCGTTGTTGATGTTTAAAACTTGTACTTTTTCATTTGGCAATATATCAGCAAGTTCCATTAAATTTTTATCAATTGTTATAGAACCCTGGTAATTTAAGTTGGACTCTGTTACAATTGCTCTGTGTATTTTAGATTTCATCATAAACCTTTGCATTATATTTTTCCTCCCACAATATATTATCTATAAGCCTTGTTGTCCCAATAAAGCAAGCTATTGCAATAAGTGCTTTATCTTTTATATAAGTTAAGTCTTCTAATGTATCAGGATGAACGCAGGAGACATATTGCACTTTGCATAAAGGTTCTGAGTTTAAGACTTCATTTACTTTTTTTATTATAGTATTAGCATTTTTTTCGCCATTTAGAAGTAATTTTTCAGCTTCTTTTAAAGATTTCGAAAGTATTAAAGCTGCTTTTCTTTCTTCAGGATTTAGATAGACATTTCTTGAACTCATTGCTAAACCATCAACTTCTCTTACAATAGGCGCTTTAATTATTTCTACAGGGAAATTTAAGTCTTCCACCATTTTCTTTATTACTGCAACTTGTTGGGCATCTTTTTGTCCGAAAACTGCGATGTCAGGTGTAAAAATGTTAAATAATTTTGCCACAACTGTTGTGACACCTTTAAAATGCCCGGGCCTGAAAGCTCCACAAAGTTTATCAGTGATTTTATCTACATTTACTGTCGTGAGAAGTTCAGAAGGATACATTTCCTCTACAGAAGGAGCAAAAACAAGGTCACATCCTTCTTTTTCAAGAAGTTTTAAATCCCTTTCCAAGTCTCGAGGATATCTATCAAAGTCTTCATTAGGTCCGAATTGAATTGGATTTACAAATATGCTTACAGCTACAAAATCTGAATGATTTTTTGCAATTCTTACGAGGGACAAGTGGCCTTCGTGCAAATATCCCATTGTAGGTACAAGTCCAATTTTTTTACCTGACAATTTTTGTTCTTTAATTATATTTCTTACATCACTAATTTTATCTATTACTATCATTTATTCTCCCTCTTTTCTAAAGTAAAAGAATGTTCTTCATCTGGGAATAAACCTTGTTGTACTTCTTTAATGTAGGTATTTATGCCCTCTATCATTATTTTTTCAATATCTGCGTATTGTTTTACAAATTTAGGCCTATGACCTTGTGTTATACCTAACATATCATGGGTGACGAGGATTTGGCCATCGCAGTAAGGACCTGCTCCTATTCCAATAGTTGGAACTGAAATATTTTCTGCAATGTCTTTTGCAAGCTCCATTGGGATGCTCTCAAGCACCAGAGCACATATGCCGGCTTGTTCTAATACTTTTGCATCGTTAAAAATTTTTTTGGCTTTTTCTTTTTCTTTGCCTTGGACTTTATATCCTCCTAATTGATGTACTGATTGAGGAGTAAGTCCGAGATGGCCTACCACCGGTATTCCTGCATCTACTATGGTTTTGACTATGGAAGCTATTTCTTCTCCGCCCTCCAACTTTACGGCGTGAGCTCCGCCTTCTGCAATAAGCCTTGCAGCATTTGCCATAGTCTGTTCTTTTGATATGTGATATGACATAAAAGGCATGTCGGCAACTACAAAGGCACGATTTACTGCCCTTGAAACGGCTTTTGTGTGATGTATCATGTCCTCCATTGTGACAGGTATTGTACTTTGGTATCCTAAAACCACCATTCCAAGGGAATCTCCTACTAAAATCATGTCAATTCCGCAATTATCGAGGATTTTAGCTGTGGGGAAGTCATAAGCAGTTAAAGCTACAATCTTTCTTCCTTCTTTCTTAAATTTCCTTAGGGTGAAAGTTGTTACTTTTTCCTCCATTCAATATACCCTCCAATTCAAAATATTTTTCATTGTTAAAACTTCCTTTTTCATAAGCAATTCCAAGAGTTAATTTACCCAAACTTTTATAAAGCTCTTCAAGACTTGGATCTTTTATATTTTCAAGATGAAGTTTTACAGTATTTACATCCCCTCTTGCTATAGGACCTGTCAAAGCATCAGTTGTGCCTTTTTCTTTTATATTTTTTAAAGTTCCCTCCATTAAAGGGATTAAGGCATCAGGATAATTTTCAAAAGGAAAACCTGATTTTTTTAGAAGAATCAAACTAAATTTTGAAAGAGCTACAAGGTAATTTGAGGCTACAACACAAGCGGCATGATAAAGGGGTCTTACTATATTGTTTAAAACTATGTATTTACCTGATATTTTATTTACAATTTCTTTTCCAATTTCAACTGCTTTTTCATCCCCTTCTAAAGTGAAATAGGATTTTGGAAGAAGTTCTAAAGCTGATGATACAGAGGGGCACGTTTGTATAGGATGTAATACCATGATAAAATTATTTTCATATTTAAGAGGGTTTAAAACTTCTAAATTTAAAGCTCCACTTAAATGAGCAAAAGTTTTTTCTTTAAGCATTTCCTTGTACTGACTTAAATTATTTACTACTTCTGGTATGCTGTTGTCATTTGTGCTTATTATAATTACATCAGAATTTGTGATGACCTCTTCATAAGAAGAAAAGACGCTGGATTGTGTAAATTCAGCTGATTTTTTGGCTGATTCTAAACTCCTGCTTAAAAAACCTGAAATATTAATACCATTTTGTGATAACAAAAAAGCGAGGCTTGTTCCTACAATGCCAGCCCCGACAAATCCAATTTTCAATAATTTTCCCCCCTTCTTTAATTAAGACAAAAAACCTTCCACGGATGGGAAGGTAAATCTTCTATTTCCCGTCCCGGTCTTGTGATCCTGGCGGGGCATATAAGCCCTATTAAGTTTTTATGGAGTGTGTGGTTCTATGAAGATACCACCACTTTTAAAATAGCACAATGGGGTTTTGTAGTCAATAAAGACAATTACTATTCTAGCTTCCTTGCAAAAATGAGATAACCTGTGTGACCTACCATCAGGTCTTCTGGCCTTAACCGCTGAGGGATTAATTTATATTTCCTAAGCATAATTTCACTGACTTCTGAAATGTAAAACCCATTTTTTTCAAGTGCAGTCAAACTTTCAGATACTTGATTTATAGTGGGAACTAATATTCCTAAGTGTCCTGCAGGTTTTAGGGCTTTTCTTACTTCTTCTAAAACTTCCCATGGTTTTCTAACATCTAAGAAAAATGCGTCCAAATCTCTTTCTTTGATTCCATCATTTATAGATTTATTGTATATAATGACATTGTCAAATTCTAAAAATTCGCTGAGATTTTTTTGTGCAAGCTTATAAAATTCTTCCCTTTGTTCATATGTATATACTCTTCCATACGGTCCCACGGCGCGAGAGAGGTATACAGTGAAAGCTCCAGAACCTGTTCCTGCTTCACCTACTCTTTTGCCTGGAAAAATGTCAAGGCGCATTGCTATGTAAGCTCCCTCTTTTGGATAGACAATTTGTGTTTGGCGCTTTAAGGAGTGCATTATGTAGTCAAAAGTATCGCAGTTAAGTACGTGATATTTTATCCCTTGTACTTCAAAGCTATTGCCGGGTTTTATTTGGGACAAAAAATCTGTATCAATTTGACCTTTTGGTAGTCCTATTTTAGAGGGAGAGGATAGATCGATTACTTTTTTAAAATTATCTGGCCCTATTATTACGCGTTTTGTAGTTATTCGCGATTCCACAATTTGTTCCCCCTTTCTTTTAAAAGGGTTTTTATGCCTATATTATAACACATTGTTTTATAAAGTTATAGATTAAAGGATATTTTCAAGAATCGGTTTTTCATTTTGAGGTATATGCCTTATCAACATTTTAATAGCTTTAAGCTGTGCCATGCTTAAATCTTTGTTTTTCGTCTCTACATAACTTTTTAACTTTTCCATGTTTATTTCTATCTCATCAATCTCTCTATGTTCTATTATAATTGCCCATTTTTTATCTATCTTTTTCCATTCTTTTTCTGCCTTTTCAATGTTTTTTTTTGCTTCTTCCCAATGTTCTTTTTCTATGTTTTGCTGTACTGCTGTCAGCATTTTATTTAAATTTTCAGAGGTTTTATCAAGGTATTTAAAAGATATAATATCTAAAAATAGGACGAAAATAACAATAGATATCATCAAAGGAACTACATATCGCACATTTAACCTTCCTTTCTGTAAACAGTCAAAACTTTGTTGGCATCTAAAGAGGCAAAAAGTACTTCTTTGACATTTTGTATTTTCCACATTTTGAGCTGTTCATTTAACCATTCCATGTCAATACTTGCTTTCTGCATATTTTGATGCATAATTCTTCCGTCTATTATTATAGGAAGTGGCAATCCCTCATATTGAGGAGTTAAATTTAAGTCTTGAGGAGTAACAGGTTTCTTGTCACTTTTTGGTATCACACTTAAATTACCATTTGTTTCAAGTATTGCATATTCCACATCGGCTATATTAGGGTAACCTTTTACTCTCAATTCTTCCAAAAGGTCATTTATATTGTAGCGTTCTTTTTGGAGCTCTGATGTTAGAATTTTTCCTTTTTCAATTAAAATAGTAGGTGTGCCACAAATTATAGCTCTTGCCCTTAAACTCTTCATTGATAAGTAAGATAAAAAAAGTTGTGAAACTAGAAGTGTTAAGACAGGTATAATGCCTGATAAAAGAGGAATCCCTTTATTTTGCATAGGGATGGCTACTAAGTCTGCTATCATGATTGCTACAACTAACTCGTAGGGTTGAAGCTGTCCTATTTGCTGTTTCCCTGAAATTCTCATAAATATTACTACCAGAACGTATAAAATTAAGGTACGGAAAAACAGTATTAACATAATGTCACCCTTTCTAAGTCTTCATATATAGTATTGTTGGAGGGTTTTGAAAATATTCATTTACATTTATTTCAATATTTCTCATAAAACTTTGTTAAAAAACTTTTTGTAATGTAAAATTTTCAATGGTAACGTTTTATAACAATTTATGATATAGTATGTAAATTTACAAACTGTTATAATATAGAGGAGGGATAAATAAAAAATAGGGGTTGAAGAATATGTATAAACTTTTTGTCACAGATGCTGATGGGAGCTTGTTAAATAGCAATTCTGAAATCTCTGATAAAAATAAAGAAGCAATAAAAGAGGTGATTTCAAGGGGAGTCATTTTTACTATTGCTACTGGACGTATGTTTTCTTCTATCCTACCTTATGCTCATGAGCTTAATATTAATGCTCCAGTGATTTCTTATAATGGTGCTTTAATAAAAGATATTTATACTAAAAAGGTGTACTATTACAGCCCTATACAGACAGAAGATGCAATATTTGCAATAAGATTGTTAAAAGAAAGTGGATACCATATTAACCTCTATATTGATGATGAGTTATACGTGGAAGAAATAACTGATAGAGTAGAGTGGTATCTTTCTTTTAACAATGTTACTGTAAATGCGGTGGGGAATCTGGAGGAATTTCTTAAAAAGACTGGCAGTGTAACGGCTAAGATCTATGCGTTAAATGATATTAAAAATCCTATTTCTATTGATGCAGAAATTTACGACGAAATTTCAAAAAGATTGACCATTTCTAGTTCTGGAGGAGGGCATTTAGAGATTAATGCAAAAGGAGTAAGCAAGGGAAATGCTTTAAAAACTCTTGCCAATATGTACAGTATAAAAAGAGAGCAGGTAGTGGCAATTGGGGATAATCTAAATGACCTGTCAATGATAGAATATGCAGGATTGGGAATAGCTATGGGTAACGCTCCTGACATTGTAAAGATAAAAGCGGATTATACAACTTTATCAAATGATGAAGATGGAGTTGCTCATGTAATAGATAAATTTTTCTTAAATAAAAAGACAGTAGCTGTATAGTAACAAGTTTAAACAAAAGGGAATAAAATATATTACCGCGAAGGCGGTAATATATTTTTTTATTTAGGTGATGGCCATGGAAGGTATTGTTATAAAATTTATCAGCTTGGTTATTATATTTGTTGGGATTTTATATATGTTATTCTCTTTTTTGCCTCTATTTTGCGAAAAAGAACAAAAAAGAGAGTTAAAAGATGAGTCAGTCAAAAAAATTCATGAAAATGAATGAAAAAAATTGAAAAAATCTATTGACAAAATTCTTTTTAAAAAGTAAAATAACATAAAGCGAAAACGATTAATCCTGGGAGTGATGTGCTATGAGTGCAACGATAAAAGATGTGGCGAGGGAAGCAAAGGTTTCGATTGCTACGGTTTCTAGGGTTTTAAATAACAGTGCTGTTGTTACAGACGAGACGAGGCAGAGAGTATTAGAGGCTATAAAAAAGACGGGATATAAGCCTAATGCGTTAGCTCGCAGTTTAAAGATCCAAAAGACTCATACTATAGGTCTTATAGTTCCGGATATTTCTAGTGCTTTCTATCCTGAGGTAGTTAGAGGGATAGAGGATATTGCGGCGATGTATAATTATAACATATTTTTGTGTAACACTGACCAAAAAGAGGAAAAAGAAGTCAAATATATAGAAATATTAGGAGAAAAGCAAGTAGACGGGATTATCTTTATGGGGGATATTGTAAGGGATAGTGTTATACAAACATTTAACGAGTTTGGTGTACCAGTGGTGATGGCAGGTACTCAGGACAAAGATAAGAGATTTCCTAGTGTTATGATTGACAATGAAAAAGCCGCATACGACGCCGTAAAATATTTGATTTCTTTAGGGCATAAGAAAATAGGTTTAATTTCAGGCCCTATGCATGACCCTATAGGAGGGCTTCAAAGAATTGAAGGTTACAAAAAAGCTTTAGAAGAACACGGCATAAAATATGACCCTGAATTAGTAGTGGAAGGAGAGTTTAAAACTCGCAAAGCGTATTTAGCTATGCTAAAGCTTTTGGAATACAATGTAGATGCAGTGTTTGCAGCATCAGATGATATGGCTGCTGCTGCCATAAACGCCATATTTGACTCAAATCTCAAAGTACCAGAAGACATTCATGTAGTAGGTTTTGACAATACTTATATTTCTACTATATTTAGACCTACCATTACTACAATCCAACAGCCTGCATATGACATAGGGGCTGTGAGCATGAGGCTTTTAACTAAGCTTTTGGCAAAAGAACCTATTGAAGAAATGCATGTTATTTTGCCTCATCAGTTGATTGTAAGAGAATCTACTGGCTTTGGAGAAGAAAAAAATAGCCGTTAAGGCTATTTTTTTTGTAAATTATTATGGTATACTGGTGTCAGGAGGGGTTAGATGGAAAAATTGTTGATTATAGACGATGAAGAAATGTTTGTAAAAGGTTTAAAACTTTCTTTAGAAGAAGAAGGGTTTGAAGTTGATACTGCCTACGATGGAGAGGAGGGGCTTGATAAGGTCCGTTTGGGAAATTATGACCTTGTAATTTTAGATATTATGCTTCCTAAATTAGACGGTTTTTCAGTATGTAGAGAGATAAGGAGTTTTTCAAATATTCCCATAATTATGCTTACTGCAAGAGGAGATGATATTGACAAGATTGTAGGGATAGAAATAGGAGCTGATGATTATTTAGCGAAACCTTTTAATACTAGAGAGCTTATTGCGCGAATAAGAGCACTTTTAAGAAGAGCTACAAATCCTTATACTAAAAGGAAAGACGAAATAAGAAGAGGAGAACTTTATATAAATATTACAGAAAGAGCGGCTTACAAGAGAGGCAAGAGAATTGAGCTTACAAATAAAGAATTTGAAATTTTAGTGTTGCTAGCTTCTAATCCAGGGAAAGTCTATACAAAAGATAAATTGTTAGACTTGATATGGGGATTTGATTTTTACGGTGATACTAATACTGTTACAGTGCATGTGAGAAAACTTAGAGAGAAAATTGAAGATGACCCTGCAAATCCTCAATATATTTTCACCAAATGGGGTGCAGGATACTATATGAAGTAAAGGTGATAAAATGAGTTTAAGGTGGAAAATCTTTTCTTTATATTTGATAATTTTAATAATTTCATTGGCATTAACTGGGTTTTATCTTTACCGTTATATTGAAAAAAGCTATTTAGACAATGTCAGAGTCAATAATTTAATGCAAGCCAATATGGTATCTAATTTTGTATCAAGATTTGTAGGTACCTCTTCTTCTTATTTGATTGAGCCCACTATAATGGAGTATGCAAAACAAATAAGTTCAAGAATACTTTTTACTAATATAAATGGAAAAGTATTGGTGGATTCTGCTTCTTCAAAAGAATTTGAAGGAAAAGTAATAAAGGATTACAGCGATATAAAAGAGGCTTTAAATGGTAAGGGTTCTACAAGTATTCATGACATAAATGGGGTAGGTTGGGCAATGTATACTGCAGTCCCCGTTATAGCAAAAAACAATGTAGTAGGGGCAATACTTATATCTTCTTCTATAGATGACATAATTAACCTGTTAAACTCTATAAAATATCGCATGATATATACTTTTACAGGTATTGGATTTTTGGTAAGCCTTTTAAGCCTTTTAGTGGCTTCTTACATTACTAATCCTTTAAAACGATTAACAGAAGCAGCAAATATTTTATCTCAAGGGAAATTAGACTATAAAGTTGAGGCAAAAAGCAATGATGAAATTGGGAAATTGGCTAATGCTTTTAATAAGATGAGTTTCAATTTAATGAAAATAGATGAAGAGCGGAAAAGATTTGTTTCAGATGCTTCTCATGAACTAAAAACTCCTCTGGCATCTGTAAAAGTTTTGATAGAATCTCTCATAAATAGTAAAAATCAGGATATAAAATTTTATAAAGAAATATTGAGGGATGTGGATGGAGAACTGGATAGGATGACAAGATTGGTAAATGACCTGTTAGAATTAGCACGAATGGATAGGATTAAAACGGTAAAAGTTAGAAAAAGTGAGATTAGTGAAATTATATTAGATGTAATAGAAAGTCTTCTTCCTCTTGCAAAAGCGAAAGAAATAAACCTTGAATTTAAAGGAAAGAATAATGTTTTTGCAGAAGTTGATCCCGACAGGTTTTATAGGATGGTTTATAACATTGTAGAAAATGGGATAAAATATACTCATCATGGAGGAAATGTGATAGTAGGTTTAGAAGAAGATGAAAACAATATTTACCTTACGATAAAGGATAATGGGATTGGTATAAGTGAAGAAACGCTTCCCAAAATATTTGACAGGTTTACAAGGGGAGATACTGCAAGGTCTAAAAAAAGTGGTGGTTTTGGCTTAGGGCTTGCTATTGCTAAAGAGATAATAGATATCCATGAAGGCAAAGTCACAGTGGAAAGTAAAGTAGGAGAAGGAACAGTATTTAAAATTTCCCTGCCCAAAAAGAAAACTAATTAAGTTTTTTAATGATTTTTTTATGTTTATTTAATGTTTGTGTAACAAAAGTATAGTAAGATTAAACTAAAGGGAGGGAATAAAAGTGAAAAAAATTGCCCTAGTATTGATAGGCTTATTTATTTTGACGTTGTCGGGGTGCTTTGCGAGAGTTAATAGCAATAATGAAAATGCCCCTATAAATCCAAAGCCTACGGTACAAGACGTGTCCAGAGAGATTTCTCTTTATTTTTTAAATGATAAGATGAATGGACTTATTTTAGAAAAAAGACTTATTGCTAAGGATTCTGATGTTTTAAAGCAAGTTGTAACTGAAATGATTAAAGGGCCGACAGATGAATATGCAAAACCGGTATTTCCCAGTGGGACAAAGCTAATCTCTATAGAATTACAGGACGGAACTGCTTTTGTAAATTTATCCAAAGAATTTTTACAAGATAGTGAAGATGAAGAAATAGACAAATTAAGAGTTGCTGCACTCATAAATTCTTTGACCGATATACCCGGAGTTGACAGTGTTCAAATACTAGTTGAAGGAAATAAAGTTGACGCGGTAGGAAAATACAAAATAGGTTTAGAACCTTTAAAAAGAATAGTCTTAATAGGAGAGGTATATAATAACCCAGATAGGATAAAGAAATTACAGGAAAGAGCAGATTTAGGAAAAGAAACATGGCGTTTTGACCCTATTCAACTCCTTAGAAAAGAAGGCGGGATAATAGGGATTGGAAGTGAAGATGATTTGACTTTAAAAGATGAAAACAATGGTGTAGCTTATGTAGAGGCGATACACGATAATAAAATGTATAACATAACATTGGTTCAGCCCCTTGGTAAAGGAAGTAACTATATTTGGGTTATAGACAATGTTAAAGCCAAGTTTACTCAAATACCTGAAGCAAACCCTCTTAAAGGAGAATCTTTTATATACGGTATAGTGAAGGCTATCGATTATGAAAACAGGATTATAACAATTGAAAGAGAATACCAGGACTCTCAGGATGTAAGAAATCAAGTAGGGCCGGATATAAAGGTATTGCCTGATGCTATTATACATTTTCAAGCGAAAGTGGGCTATGACAGCCAAGGAGGATTTAAGTATGCAGAAAGGGACATGAACTTTGCGGAAATAAAAATAGGAGATGAGTTGGGTATAATATTGAATAAAGATAAAGAAGCAAGGGCTATAATAGTTTCTGATAGAAGTAACATATCTTATGAACCAAATATAAAAGTAGTGTCCCCAGTCAGAAACAATGTGGTGACAAGTCCTTTTAAAGTAATAGGCAAAGCGAGAGTATTTGAGGGAAATGTAAATATAAGGCTTGTTGGCAGCGGTGGGAATGTCATAAGTGAGACTTTTGTACAAGCTACTGCTGCTGCTCCTTCTTGGGGAGATTTTGAAGCTATAATCTCTTATAAACCTTTAAAAGAGCCTCAAAACGGTATTCTTCAGGTCTTCTCTTTAAGCCCTAAAGATGGTTCTGTACAAAACCTCGTTTCTATTCCATTAAAACTTAAGTGAATTCAGTATTTCAAGGACAATTGGATGCTTTTGGCAATTACTTCGGCTATGTCAAATACAAATCCTAATCTTACTGAGTTTAGAGGAATTGAGTCATATACATCGACAATACCTACTATTG
This genomic window from Thermoanaerobacter uzonensis DSM 18761 contains:
- a CDS encoding L-cysteine desulfidase family protein, whose product is MKDYKYLLRVLKQQVKPALGCTEPVAVAWAVAKACRELKGRVEKINIIVSLNLYKNGMAVGIPGTKERGLEIAAALGAISGDPNKDLEVLEGVKEEDVKKARKLVEEGRVQVTANKKLHGIYIDCEVKSLQEKVRVIVEGGHTNLTAIYHNDELIWQQPKTEEEEEASLSGWTIKEIREKVLEIPVEELEFLMDGVNMNLKVAELGLKNRLGLKVGATLKDLMEEGLLDDNVINRAKMLSAAAADARMSGIKEPVMSSAGSGNHGIGAIIPLAVMAQENNWTKDKLLRAVALSHLVTYYIKEYTGKLSPICGCSIAAGVGAGASIVWGLGGDDRAIEAVIKNIIGDLAGMVCDGAKGGCALKLTTSTGKAITAAYLALRGVSIEASDGIIGKTAEDTIENLGRLSREGMAQADEVILDIMLEKNKRL
- the panD gene encoding aspartate 1-decarboxylase, whose translation is MQRFMMKSKIHRAIVTESNLNYQGSITIDKNLMELADILPNEKVQVLNINNGARFDTYAIEGERGSGTICINGAAARLCHTGDLIIIISYAMMEEDEAKNYTPKVIFVDENNRPLKK
- the panC gene encoding pantoate--beta-alanine ligase: MIVIDKISDVRNIIKEQKLSGKKIGLVPTMGYLHEGHLSLVRIAKNHSDFVAVSIFVNPIQFGPNEDFDRYPRDLERDLKLLEKEGCDLVFAPSVEEMYPSELLTTVNVDKITDKLCGAFRPGHFKGVTTVVAKLFNIFTPDIAVFGQKDAQQVAVIKKMVEDLNFPVEIIKAPIVREVDGLAMSSRNVYLNPEERKAALILSKSLKEAEKLLLNGEKNANTIIKKVNEVLNSEPLCKVQYVSCVHPDTLEDLTYIKDKALIAIACFIGTTRLIDNILWEEKYNAKVYDEI
- the panB gene encoding 3-methyl-2-oxobutanoate hydroxymethyltransferase, coding for MEEKVTTFTLRKFKKEGRKIVALTAYDFPTAKILDNCGIDMILVGDSLGMVVLGYQSTIPVTMEDMIHHTKAVSRAVNRAFVVADMPFMSYHISKEQTMANAARLIAEGGAHAVKLEGGEEIASIVKTIVDAGIPVVGHLGLTPQSVHQLGGYKVQGKEKEKAKKIFNDAKVLEQAGICALVLESIPMELAKDIAENISVPTIGIGAGPYCDGQILVTHDMLGITQGHRPKFVKQYADIEKIMIEGINTYIKEVQQGLFPDEEHSFTLEKRENK
- a CDS encoding Rossmann-like and DUF2520 domain-containing protein; translated protein: MKIGFVGAGIVGTSLAFLLSQNGINISGFLSRSLESAKKSAEFTQSSVFSSYEEVITNSDVIIISTNDNSIPEVVNNLSQYKEMLKEKTFAHLSGALNLEVLNPLKYENNFIMVLHPIQTCPSVSSALELLPKSYFTLEGDEKAVEIGKEIVNKISGKYIVLNNIVRPLYHAACVVASNYLVALSKFSLILLKKSGFPFENYPDALIPLMEGTLKNIKEKGTTDALTGPIARGDVNTVKLHLENIKDPSLEELYKSLGKLTLGIAYEKGSFNNEKYFELEGILNGGKSNNFHPKEI
- a CDS encoding tRNA (adenine-N1)-methyltransferase gives rise to the protein MESRITTKRVIIGPDNFKKVIDLSSPSKIGLPKGQIDTDFLSQIKPGNSFEVQGIKYHVLNCDTFDYIMHSLKRQTQIVYPKEGAYIAMRLDIFPGKRVGEAGTGSGAFTVYLSRAVGPYGRVYTYEQREEFYKLAQKNLSEFLEFDNVIIYNKSINDGIKERDLDAFFLDVRKPWEVLEEVRKALKPAGHLGILVPTINQVSESLTALEKNGFYISEVSEIMLRKYKLIPQRLRPEDLMVGHTGYLIFARKLE
- a CDS encoding DUF4363 family protein: MRYVVPLMISIVIFVLFLDIISFKYLDKTSENLNKMLTAVQQNIEKEHWEEAKKNIEKAEKEWKKIDKKWAIIIEHREIDEIEINMEKLKSYVETKNKDLSMAQLKAIKMLIRHIPQNEKPILENIL
- a CDS encoding YetF domain-containing protein, which produces MLILFFRTLILYVLVVIFMRISGKQQIGQLQPYELVVAIMIADLVAIPMQNKGIPLLSGIIPVLTLLVSQLFLSYLSMKSLRARAIICGTPTILIEKGKILTSELQKERYNINDLLEELRVKGYPNIADVEYAILETNGNLSVIPKSDKKPVTPQDLNLTPQYEGLPLPIIIDGRIMHQNMQKASIDMEWLNEQLKMWKIQNVKEVLFASLDANKVLTVYRKEG
- a CDS encoding Cof-type HAD-IIB family hydrolase: MYKLFVTDADGSLLNSNSEISDKNKEAIKEVISRGVIFTIATGRMFSSILPYAHELNINAPVISYNGALIKDIYTKKVYYYSPIQTEDAIFAIRLLKESGYHINLYIDDELYVEEITDRVEWYLSFNNVTVNAVGNLEEFLKKTGSVTAKIYALNDIKNPISIDAEIYDEISKRLTISSSGGGHLEINAKGVSKGNALKTLANMYSIKREQVVAIGDNLNDLSMIEYAGLGIAMGNAPDIVKIKADYTTLSNDEDGVAHVIDKFFLNKKTVAV
- a CDS encoding LacI family DNA-binding transcriptional regulator gives rise to the protein MSATIKDVAREAKVSIATVSRVLNNSAVVTDETRQRVLEAIKKTGYKPNALARSLKIQKTHTIGLIVPDISSAFYPEVVRGIEDIAAMYNYNIFLCNTDQKEEKEVKYIEILGEKQVDGIIFMGDIVRDSVIQTFNEFGVPVVMAGTQDKDKRFPSVMIDNEKAAYDAVKYLISLGHKKIGLISGPMHDPIGGLQRIEGYKKALEEHGIKYDPELVVEGEFKTRKAYLAMLKLLEYNVDAVFAASDDMAAAAINAIFDSNLKVPEDIHVVGFDNTYISTIFRPTITTIQQPAYDIGAVSMRLLTKLLAKEPIEEMHVILPHQLIVRESTGFGEEKNSR
- a CDS encoding response regulator transcription factor, translated to MEKLLIIDDEEMFVKGLKLSLEEEGFEVDTAYDGEEGLDKVRLGNYDLVILDIMLPKLDGFSVCREIRSFSNIPIIMLTARGDDIDKIVGIEIGADDYLAKPFNTRELIARIRALLRRATNPYTKRKDEIRRGELYINITERAAYKRGKRIELTNKEFEILVLLASNPGKVYTKDKLLDLIWGFDFYGDTNTVTVHVRKLREKIEDDPANPQYIFTKWGAGYYMK